Proteins found in one Pseudomonas mosselii genomic segment:
- a CDS encoding bifunctional 4-hydroxy-2-oxoglutarate aldolase/2-dehydro-3-deoxy-phosphogluconate aldolase, whose protein sequence is MTTLERPQPLLSMADKAARIDTICDKARILPVITIAREEDILPLADALAAGGIRTLEVTLRSQHGLKAIQVLREQRPELCVGAGTVLDRGMFAAVEAAGAQFVVTPGITQDILEAGVDSDIPLLPGISTPSEIMMGYALGYRRFKLFPAEISGGVAAIKAFAGPFGDIRFCPTGGVNPANVRNYMALPNVMCVGGTWMLDSSWIKNGDWARIEACSAEAMALLD, encoded by the coding sequence ATGACCACCCTCGAACGCCCACAGCCTTTGCTCTCGATGGCCGACAAAGCCGCGCGGATCGACACGATCTGCGACAAGGCGCGCATCCTGCCGGTGATCACCATCGCCCGTGAGGAAGACATCCTGCCCCTGGCCGACGCCCTGGCCGCAGGCGGCATCCGCACCCTGGAAGTGACCCTGCGCTCGCAACATGGCCTGAAGGCCATCCAGGTGCTGCGTGAGCAGCGCCCCGAGCTGTGCGTCGGTGCCGGTACCGTGCTCGACCGTGGCATGTTCGCCGCCGTCGAGGCCGCTGGCGCGCAGTTCGTCGTTACCCCGGGCATCACCCAGGACATCCTCGAAGCGGGCGTGGACAGCGACATTCCGCTGCTGCCGGGTATCAGCACGCCGTCGGAGATCATGATGGGCTATGCCCTCGGCTACCGTCGCTTCAAGCTGTTCCCGGCGGAGATCAGTGGTGGCGTGGCGGCGATCAAGGCCTTTGCCGGCCCATTCGGCGACATTCGCTTCTGCCCGACCGGTGGGGTGAACCCGGCCAACGTGCGCAACTACATGGCGCTGCCCAATGTGATGTGCGTGGGCGGCACCTGGATGCTCGACAGCAGCTGGATCAAGAACGGCGACTGGGCGCGGATCGAGGCGTGTAGCGCCGAGGCGATGGCATTGCTGGACTGA
- the zwf gene encoding glucose-6-phosphate dehydrogenase, translating to MAAISVEPCTFALFGALGDLALRKLFPALYQLDRADLLHPDTRLLALAREPGSVQDHLNSIEAHLRRHVPEAEIDAASLGRFLGRLSYLHLDFVEPEGYQALAEQAPSGQPLIAYFATAAAVYGAICENLDKAGLASRTRVVLEKPIGHDLESSRRVNDAVARFFPESRVYRIDHYLGKETVQNLIALRFANSLFETQWNQNSISHVEITVAEKVGIEGRWGYFDKAGQLRDMIQNHLLQLLCLIAMDPPSDLSADSIRDEKVKVLKALAPITGEGLSTHVVRGQYIAGFSDGKPVPGYLEEDNANAQSDTETFVALRADIRNWRWSGVPFYLRTGKRMPQKLSQIVIHFKETPHYIFAPEQRLQIGNKLIIRLQPDEGISLRVMTKEQGLDKGMQLRSGPLQLNFSDTWRSARIPDAYERLLLEVMRGNQNLFVRKDEIEYAWKWCDQLIAGWKTSGDAPKPYAAGSWGPMSSIALITRDGRAWYGDI from the coding sequence ATGGCCGCGATCAGTGTCGAACCCTGCACCTTCGCCCTCTTTGGCGCCCTCGGCGACCTGGCGTTGCGCAAGCTGTTTCCCGCGCTCTACCAGCTCGACCGCGCCGACCTCCTGCACCCGGATACCCGCCTGCTGGCCCTGGCCCGCGAGCCGGGCAGCGTGCAGGACCACCTGAACAGCATCGAGGCCCATCTGCGCCGCCATGTGCCGGAGGCCGAGATCGATGCCGCTTCCCTGGGGCGCTTCCTCGGGCGCCTGAGCTACCTGCACCTGGACTTCGTCGAGCCGGAGGGCTACCAGGCCCTGGCCGAACAGGCGCCGAGCGGGCAGCCGCTGATCGCCTACTTCGCCACGGCGGCGGCGGTCTACGGCGCGATCTGCGAGAACCTCGACAAGGCCGGCCTGGCCTCGCGCACCCGCGTGGTGCTGGAAAAGCCCATTGGCCACGATCTGGAGTCGTCGCGCCGGGTCAACGACGCCGTGGCGCGGTTCTTCCCCGAGAGCCGGGTCTACCGCATCGACCACTACCTGGGCAAGGAGACGGTGCAGAACCTGATCGCCCTGCGCTTCGCCAACAGCCTGTTCGAAACCCAGTGGAACCAGAATTCCATCTCCCACGTGGAGATCACCGTCGCCGAGAAGGTCGGCATCGAGGGCCGCTGGGGTTACTTCGACAAGGCCGGCCAGCTGCGCGACATGATCCAGAACCACCTGCTGCAGCTGCTCTGCCTGATCGCCATGGACCCGCCCAGCGACCTGTCGGCCGACAGCATCCGCGATGAGAAGGTCAAGGTGCTCAAGGCACTGGCACCGATCACCGGCGAAGGCCTGAGCACCCATGTGGTGCGCGGCCAGTACATTGCCGGCTTCAGTGACGGCAAGCCGGTGCCGGGCTACCTGGAAGAGGACAACGCCAACGCCCAGAGCGATACCGAGACCTTCGTCGCCCTGCGCGCCGATATCCGCAACTGGCGCTGGTCGGGGGTGCCGTTCTACCTGCGCACCGGCAAGCGCATGCCGCAGAAGCTGTCGCAGATCGTCATCCACTTCAAGGAAACCCCGCACTACATCTTCGCCCCGGAACAGCGTTTGCAGATCGGCAACAAGCTGATCATCCGCCTGCAGCCGGACGAAGGCATTTCGCTGCGGGTGATGACCAAGGAACAGGGCCTGGACAAGGGGATGCAGCTGCGCAGCGGTCCGCTGCAACTGAACTTCTCCGACACCTGGCGCAGCGCGCGGATTCCGGATGCCTACGAGCGTCTGCTGCTGGAAGTGATGCGCGGCAACCAGAACCTGTTCGTGCGCAAGGACGAGATCGAATACGCCTGGAAATGGTGCGATCAGCTGATCGCCGGCTGGAAGACCAGCGGCGACGCGCCCAAGCCCTATGCGGCCGGTTCCTGGGGGCCGATGAGCTCGATTGCATTGATCACTCGCGATGGGAGGGCCTGGTATGGCGATATCTGA
- a CDS encoding carbohydrate ABC transporter permease: MTSPIDKPALNLSRVAVHAVLLLAVLLYLVPLVVMLLTSFKTPEDIGSGNLLSWPTVFTAIGWSKAWATVSGYFVNSILITVPAVLISTAIGALNGYVLSMWRFRGSQLFFGLLLFGCFLPFQTVLLPASFTLGKLGLASTTSGLVLVHVVYGLAFTTLFFRNYYVSIPEALVKAARLDGAGFFTIFGRIILPMSTPIIMVCLIWQFTQIWNDFLFGVVFSSGDSQPITVALNNLVNTSTGAKEYNVDMAAAMIAGLPTLLVYVVAGKYFVRGLTAGAVKG, translated from the coding sequence ATGACTAGCCCGATCGACAAACCGGCGCTGAACCTCAGCCGCGTCGCCGTCCACGCCGTGCTGCTGCTGGCCGTGCTGCTGTACCTGGTGCCGCTGGTGGTGATGCTGCTGACCAGCTTCAAGACCCCCGAGGACATCGGCAGCGGCAACCTGCTGAGCTGGCCCACCGTGTTCACCGCCATCGGCTGGAGCAAGGCCTGGGCCACGGTCAGCGGCTACTTCGTCAACTCGATCCTGATCACCGTGCCGGCGGTATTGATTTCCACGGCCATTGGCGCGCTCAACGGCTATGTGCTGTCGATGTGGCGCTTCCGTGGCTCGCAGCTGTTCTTCGGCCTGTTGCTGTTCGGCTGCTTCCTGCCGTTCCAGACCGTGCTGCTGCCGGCCTCGTTCACCCTCGGCAAGCTGGGCCTGGCCAGCACCACCAGCGGGCTGGTGCTGGTGCATGTGGTGTACGGCCTGGCCTTCACCACGCTGTTCTTCCGCAACTACTACGTGAGCATCCCCGAGGCGCTGGTCAAGGCCGCGCGGCTGGACGGCGCCGGGTTCTTCACCATCTTCGGGCGGATCATCCTGCCGATGTCGACGCCGATCATCATGGTCTGCCTGATCTGGCAGTTCACCCAGATCTGGAACGACTTCCTGTTCGGCGTGGTGTTCTCCAGCGGCGACTCGCAACCGATCACCGTGGCCCTCAACAACCTGGTCAACACCAGCACCGGGGCCAAGGAATACAACGTCGACATGGCCGCGGCGATGATCGCCGGGCTGCCGACGCTGCTGGTCTACGTGGTCGCGGGCAAGTATTTCGTGCGCGGGCTGACCGCCGGCGCGGTCAAGGGGTAA
- a CDS encoding D-hexose-6-phosphate mutarotase encodes MPEHPLHRFFTSQRPRPTFEWERYQQRDVLIIDHPSCQAVFSRQGAQLLHFQPAGEKPWLWCAEQWPQVGAIRGGVPVCWPWYGRHPSEDLWPAHGWARLLDWKLVDSLEDEQGVALKWRLDLCDWQVDLHARLGASMELSLSTEHQDSEPCQLSHALLAYWRISDVSKIALSGLEDIQGYDRLNRQACREDGALTLKGGCQKVYPGTPKVQLQDPDWQRELCIDTGDSDDTVVWHPGNRPLMGVTGRECQGFVCVEAASGSGEGLSLAPGERAHLRLQAHRLS; translated from the coding sequence ATGCCTGAACATCCGCTACATCGCTTCTTCACCTCGCAACGGCCCAGGCCGACCTTCGAGTGGGAGCGTTACCAGCAGCGCGATGTGCTGATCATCGACCACCCAAGCTGCCAAGCGGTGTTCAGCCGCCAGGGCGCGCAACTGCTGCATTTCCAGCCGGCCGGCGAGAAGCCCTGGCTGTGGTGCGCCGAGCAGTGGCCGCAGGTGGGCGCCATCCGCGGTGGCGTGCCGGTGTGCTGGCCATGGTATGGCCGTCATCCCAGCGAGGACCTGTGGCCGGCCCACGGCTGGGCGCGCCTGCTGGACTGGAAGCTGGTGGACAGCCTTGAGGACGAGCAGGGCGTGGCCCTCAAGTGGCGCCTGGACCTGTGCGACTGGCAGGTCGACCTGCACGCCCGGCTTGGCGCGAGCATGGAACTGAGCCTGAGCACCGAGCACCAGGACAGCGAGCCGTGTCAGCTGAGCCATGCGCTGCTGGCCTACTGGCGAATCAGCGACGTGTCGAAGATAGCGCTGTCCGGGCTCGAGGATATCCAAGGCTACGATCGCCTCAATCGCCAGGCCTGCCGCGAGGACGGCGCGCTGACCCTCAAGGGCGGTTGCCAGAAAGTCTATCCCGGCACACCCAAGGTGCAGTTGCAGGATCCGGACTGGCAGCGCGAGCTGTGCATCGACACCGGCGACAGCGATGACACTGTGGTCTGGCACCCGGGCAATCGCCCGTTGATGGGCGTGACCGGGCGCGAATGCCAGGGCTTCGTCTGCGTCGAGGCGGCCAGCGGCAGTGGCGAGGGCCTGAGCCTGGCGCCGGGGGAGCGGGCGCACCTGCGGCTGCAGGCGCACCGGCTCAGTTGA
- the hexR gene encoding DNA-binding transcriptional regulator HexR, which translates to MRNLLEQIQGRLDELNKAERKVAEVILLNPQQATRFSIAALAQAAKVSEPTVNRFCRSFGVSGYPELKLQLAQSLASGAAYVSRAVEADDDPAAYTQKIFGSAIASLDSACQALDPQQVSRAVDMMIQARQIHFFGLGASAPVALDAQHKFFRFNLAVSAHADVLMQRMLASVAHTGDLFVIISYTGRTRELVEVARLARENGASVLGLTAAGSPLAQACSLSLHIPLPEDTDIYMPMTSRIIQLTVLDVLATGMTLRRGVDFQPHLRKIKESLNASRYPIEDDDLN; encoded by the coding sequence GTGCGCAACCTCCTGGAACAGATCCAGGGCCGCCTCGACGAGCTGAACAAGGCCGAACGCAAAGTCGCCGAAGTCATCCTGCTCAACCCGCAACAGGCCACCCGCTTCAGCATCGCCGCCTTGGCCCAGGCGGCCAAGGTCAGCGAACCGACGGTCAACCGCTTCTGCCGCTCGTTCGGCGTCAGCGGCTACCCCGAGCTCAAGCTGCAGCTGGCGCAGAGCCTGGCCAGCGGGGCCGCCTATGTCAGCCGCGCGGTGGAGGCCGATGACGATCCGGCCGCCTACACCCAGAAGATTTTCGGCAGCGCCATCGCCTCGCTGGACAGCGCATGCCAGGCGCTCGACCCGCAGCAGGTCAGCCGCGCCGTGGACATGATGATCCAGGCCCGGCAGATCCACTTCTTCGGCCTCGGCGCCTCGGCCCCGGTGGCCCTCGACGCCCAGCACAAGTTCTTCCGCTTCAACCTCGCCGTGTCGGCCCATGCCGACGTGCTGATGCAGCGCATGCTGGCCTCGGTTGCCCACACCGGCGATCTGTTCGTGATCATTTCCTACACCGGGCGCACCCGCGAACTGGTCGAGGTGGCGCGCCTGGCCCGGGAAAACGGCGCCTCGGTGCTCGGCCTGACCGCCGCCGGCTCGCCCCTGGCCCAGGCCTGCAGCCTGAGCCTGCACATCCCGCTGCCGGAAGACACCGACATCTACATGCCGATGACCTCGCGGATCATCCAGCTCACCGTGCTCGACGTGCTGGCCACCGGCATGACCCTGCGCCGCGGCGTGGACTTCCAGCCGCACCTGCGCAAGATCAAGGAAAGCCTCAACGCCAGTCGCTACCCGATCGAGGACGACGACCTCAACTGA
- a CDS encoding carbohydrate porin, whose product MEHRNRIRTLGSLALLAVVGSSGAQAAEAFSSESKWMTGDWGGTRTELLEKGYDFTLDYVGEVAGNLHGGYNNDKTARYSDQFALGAHLDLEKIFGWKDTEFKLAITERSGRNLSNDRISDPRAGQFSSVQEVWGRGQTWRLTQMWVKQKYFDGALDVKVGRFGEGEDFNSFPCDFQNLAFCGSQVGNWVGGIWYNWPVSQWALRVKYNITPEFFVQVGAYEQNPSNLETGNGFKLSGSGTKGAILPVEAVWSPKVNGLPGEYRLGYYYSTAKADDVYDDINGNPQALTGAAFKSHSSKHGWWVVAQQQVTAHAGDVNRGLSLFANFTVHDKATNVVDNYQQVGLVYKGAFDARPKDDIGFGIARIHVNDDVKKRAELLNAQSGINDYDNPGFVPLQHTEYNAELYYGFHVTNWLTVRPNLQYIKSPGGVDDVDNALVAGLKIQSSF is encoded by the coding sequence ATGGAACATCGCAATCGCATCAGGACACTGGGCTCACTGGCACTGCTGGCCGTGGTCGGCAGCAGCGGGGCCCAGGCCGCCGAGGCTTTCTCGTCGGAATCGAAATGGATGACCGGCGACTGGGGCGGCACCCGCACCGAGTTGCTGGAGAAGGGCTACGACTTCACCCTCGACTACGTCGGCGAGGTGGCCGGCAACCTGCACGGCGGCTACAACAACGACAAGACCGCGCGCTACAGCGACCAGTTCGCCCTGGGTGCGCACCTGGACCTGGAGAAGATCTTCGGCTGGAAGGACACCGAGTTCAAGCTGGCGATCACCGAGCGTAGCGGCCGCAACCTGTCCAACGACCGCATCAGCGACCCGCGTGCCGGGCAGTTCAGCTCGGTGCAGGAAGTCTGGGGGCGCGGCCAGACCTGGCGCCTGACCCAGATGTGGGTCAAGCAGAAGTACTTCGACGGCGCGCTGGATGTGAAAGTCGGCCGCTTCGGCGAGGGCGAGGACTTCAACAGCTTCCCCTGCGACTTCCAGAACCTGGCCTTCTGCGGCTCGCAGGTGGGCAACTGGGTCGGCGGCATCTGGTACAACTGGCCGGTCAGCCAGTGGGCGCTGCGGGTCAAGTACAACATCACCCCGGAATTCTTCGTCCAGGTCGGCGCCTACGAGCAGAACCCGTCGAACCTGGAGACCGGCAACGGCTTCAAGCTCAGCGGCAGTGGCACCAAGGGCGCGATCCTGCCGGTGGAGGCGGTGTGGTCGCCGAAGGTCAACGGCCTGCCGGGCGAGTACCGCCTGGGCTACTACTACAGCACCGCCAAGGCCGACGACGTGTACGACGACATCAACGGCAACCCGCAGGCGCTGACCGGCGCGGCGTTCAAGTCGCACTCCAGCAAGCACGGCTGGTGGGTGGTGGCGCAGCAGCAGGTCACCGCCCATGCCGGCGACGTCAATCGCGGCCTGAGCCTGTTCGCCAACTTCACCGTGCACGACAAGGCCACCAACGTGGTCGACAACTACCAGCAGGTCGGCCTGGTCTACAAAGGTGCCTTCGACGCCCGACCCAAGGACGACATCGGCTTCGGCATCGCCCGCATCCACGTCAATGACGACGTGAAGAAGCGCGCCGAGCTGCTCAATGCCCAGAGCGGTATCAACGACTACGACAATCCGGGCTTCGTGCCGCTGCAGCACACCGAGTACAACGCCGAACTCTACTACGGCTTCCACGTCACCAACTGGCTGACCGTGCGGCCGAACCTGCAGTACATCAAGAGCCCGGGCGGTGTGGACGACGTGGATAACGCGCTGGTCGCGGGGTTGAAGATTCAGTCGTCATTCTGA
- the pgl gene encoding 6-phosphogluconolactonase produces MAISELQLPATVKAHQLADAKTLAATLAHDVAERLRQAIARKGQACVVLSGGRSPVAFLEKLAAEALDWSKVTVSLADERWVPVEHDDSNAGLLARHLLKGGAAKARFIGLYQSAATLEAAAEQADQVLADLPPIDVLVLGMGDDGHTASLFPASPNLRQGLAKVGERRCLPMLAPSVPHQRLSMTRALLAGAGFIALSVQGAGKLTTLRAALAAEDPTEMPIRAFLHDPLDIYWCP; encoded by the coding sequence ATGGCGATATCTGAACTGCAACTGCCGGCGACGGTGAAGGCGCATCAGCTGGCTGATGCGAAAACCCTGGCGGCGACCCTGGCCCATGATGTGGCCGAGCGCCTGCGCCAGGCCATCGCCCGCAAGGGCCAGGCCTGCGTGGTGCTGTCCGGCGGCCGCAGCCCGGTGGCGTTTCTCGAGAAGCTGGCGGCAGAGGCGCTGGACTGGTCGAAGGTCACCGTGAGCCTGGCGGACGAGCGCTGGGTACCGGTGGAACACGACGACAGCAATGCCGGCCTGCTGGCCCGTCACCTGCTCAAGGGCGGTGCGGCCAAGGCGCGTTTCATCGGCCTGTACCAGAGCGCCGCGACCCTGGAGGCCGCCGCCGAGCAGGCCGACCAGGTCCTCGCCGATCTGCCGCCGATCGATGTGCTGGTGCTGGGCATGGGCGACGACGGCCACACGGCTTCGCTGTTCCCGGCCAGCCCCAACCTGCGCCAGGGCCTGGCCAAGGTCGGCGAGCGTCGCTGCCTGCCGATGCTGGCGCCGAGCGTGCCGCACCAGCGCCTGAGTATGACCCGCGCGCTGCTGGCCGGCGCCGGTTTCATCGCCCTGTCCGTGCAAGGCGCGGGCAAGCTCACCACCTTGCGTGCTGCCCTGGCGGCCGAAGACCCTACCGAAATGCCGATTCGCGCCTTTCTTCACGACCCCCTGGACATCTACTGGTGCCCATGA
- a CDS encoding ABC transporter ATP-binding protein has translation MATLELRNVHKTYGVGLPDTLKDIQLAIKDGEFLILVGPSGCGKSTLMNCIAGLESISGGAILIDDEDVSGMSPKDRDIAMVFQSYALYPTMNVRDNIAFGLKIRKMSQAAIDEEVARVAKLLQIEHLLERKPGQLSGGQQQRVAMGRALARRPKIYLFDEPLSNLDAKLRVEMRTEIKLMHQRLKTTTVYVTHDQIEAMTLGDKVAVMKDGIIQQFGTPQQIYNDPANLFVASFIGSPPMNFIPVRLTKQDGRVLALLDSGQARCELPLGVVADELEGREIILGVRPEQIALGAEQGNGLPGIRAEVQVTEPTGPDLLVFVTLNQTKVCCRLAPDVACRVGDSLNLQFDPARVLLFDAGSGERLDLAATAVKDNVTRFKGR, from the coding sequence ATGGCAACACTCGAACTTCGCAATGTGCACAAGACCTACGGCGTGGGCCTGCCGGACACGCTCAAGGACATCCAGCTGGCGATCAAGGACGGCGAGTTCCTGATCCTGGTCGGCCCCTCGGGCTGCGGCAAGTCGACGCTGATGAACTGCATCGCCGGCCTTGAGAGTATCAGTGGCGGGGCGATCCTCATCGACGACGAGGACGTCAGCGGCATGAGCCCCAAGGACCGCGACATCGCCATGGTGTTCCAGTCCTACGCGCTGTACCCGACCATGAACGTGCGCGACAACATCGCCTTCGGCCTGAAGATCCGCAAGATGTCCCAGGCCGCCATCGACGAAGAGGTGGCGCGGGTCGCCAAGCTGCTGCAGATCGAGCACCTGCTCGAGCGCAAGCCCGGGCAGCTGTCCGGTGGCCAGCAACAGCGCGTGGCCATGGGCCGGGCGCTGGCGCGCCGGCCAAAGATCTACCTGTTCGACGAGCCGCTGTCGAACCTCGATGCCAAGCTGCGGGTGGAGATGCGCACCGAGATCAAGCTGATGCACCAGCGCCTGAAGACCACCACGGTGTACGTCACCCACGACCAGATCGAGGCGATGACGCTCGGTGACAAGGTGGCGGTGATGAAGGACGGCATCATCCAGCAGTTCGGCACGCCGCAGCAGATCTACAACGACCCGGCCAACCTGTTCGTCGCCAGCTTCATTGGCTCGCCGCCGATGAATTTCATTCCGGTGCGCTTGACGAAGCAGGACGGTCGCGTGCTGGCGCTGCTCGACAGCGGCCAGGCGCGCTGCGAGCTGCCGCTGGGCGTGGTGGCGGACGAGCTGGAAGGTCGCGAGATCATCCTCGGCGTGCGCCCGGAGCAGATCGCCCTGGGGGCGGAGCAGGGCAATGGCCTGCCGGGCATCCGCGCCGAAGTGCAGGTCACCGAGCCCACCGGCCCGGACCTGCTGGTGTTCGTCACCCTCAATCAAACCAAGGTCTGCTGCCGTCTGGCGCCGGATGTGGCATGCCGGGTCGGTGACAGCCTCAACCTGCAGTTCGACCCGGCGCGGGTTCTGCTGTTCGACGCCGGCAGCGGCGAACGCCTGGACCTTGCCGCCACCGCCGTGAAGGACAACGTGACGCGTTTCAAAGGCCGTTAA
- a CDS encoding ISL3 family transposase, with protein MHPIDLAAFWPGYDAVTCRPSTDNTLLIELEPQAGSLPKCGRCGQFSPLIHDRRIRLVRDRDLFDQRVLLQLPVRRVDCLSCGRVTERIDWLEPASRLTQRLRIWLESLLRLLPISHVSQLTGLHWHTLKTLDKRRLQAEVGNFDSTGVRRLVMDEFALHKGHRYATVIMDAERTRVLWVGHGNSREAVRPFFELLGKHCQQIEAVAMDMNTAFDLEVKKHCPQAEVVYDLFHVVARYGRDVIDRIRVDQANLLREDKPARKAVKQSRWLLLRNRNNLKDGQAVQLQELLAANQPLATVYVLKDALKDVWFAPSVREGWRRWRTWLRHARDSGLAPLQRFARNLRKYARGILASANFHMHTSVLEGVNNRIKVIKRMAYGFRDSEYFFLKIKAAFPGKAR; from the coding sequence GTGCATCCTATTGATCTTGCCGCTTTCTGGCCAGGCTACGACGCCGTTACCTGTCGCCCATCTACCGATAACACCCTCCTCATTGAGCTTGAACCTCAAGCCGGCTCTCTTCCTAAGTGCGGGCGTTGTGGCCAGTTCAGCCCGTTGATTCACGATCGCCGGATTCGTCTGGTGCGTGATCGTGATCTGTTCGATCAGCGCGTCCTGCTTCAACTACCAGTGCGCCGAGTCGATTGCCTGAGTTGTGGGCGGGTGACCGAGCGGATCGACTGGTTGGAGCCAGCATCTCGGCTGACCCAGCGGTTACGGATATGGCTCGAAAGCTTGCTGCGGCTGCTGCCGATCAGCCACGTCAGCCAGCTCACCGGCCTGCATTGGCACACCCTCAAAACGCTCGATAAACGACGCCTTCAAGCCGAGGTAGGCAACTTCGATTCAACCGGTGTCCGCCGCCTGGTGATGGACGAGTTCGCCCTGCACAAAGGGCATCGCTATGCCACGGTCATCATGGATGCCGAGCGAACGCGGGTATTGTGGGTCGGCCACGGCAACAGCCGCGAGGCGGTCCGCCCGTTCTTTGAATTGCTCGGCAAGCACTGCCAGCAGATAGAGGCGGTGGCCATGGACATGAACACGGCTTTTGATTTGGAGGTGAAGAAGCATTGCCCGCAAGCCGAAGTGGTGTACGACCTGTTTCACGTCGTCGCGCGCTACGGTCGGGATGTGATCGACCGTATCCGGGTTGACCAGGCCAACCTCCTGCGCGAAGACAAGCCGGCACGAAAGGCGGTCAAGCAAAGCCGCTGGCTGCTGCTGCGCAATCGCAACAACCTGAAGGACGGACAAGCCGTGCAGCTTCAAGAACTACTCGCGGCCAACCAGCCGCTGGCTACGGTCTATGTCCTCAAGGATGCGCTGAAGGATGTCTGGTTCGCCCCCAGCGTACGAGAGGGCTGGCGCCGCTGGCGAACCTGGTTGCGGCACGCCCGGGACAGCGGCCTCGCGCCGCTACAGCGCTTCGCTCGCAACCTGCGCAAATACGCCCGAGGCATCCTCGCCAGTGCCAACTTCCATATGCATACCAGCGTCCTTGAGGGCGTCAACAACCGCATCAAGGTGATCAAGCGTATGGCCTATGGTTTTCGGGACTCGGAATACTTTTTCCTGAAAATCAAGGCTGCCTTCCCCGGGAAAGCGCGATGA
- a CDS encoding carbohydrate ABC transporter permease — MTTATARLRASPLDALQRWLPKLVLAPSMFIVLVGFYGYILWTFVLSFTTSTFLPTYKWAGLAQYARLFDNDRWWVASKNLLLFGGLFIGITLAIGVFLAVLLDQRIRREGFIRTIYLYPMALSMIVTGTAWKWLLNPGMGLDKLLRDWGWEGFRLDWLIDPDRVVYCLVIAAVWQASGFIMAMFLAGLRGVDPSIIRAAQLDGASLPRIYWTVVLPSLRPVFFSSLMILSHIAIKSFDLVAAMTAGGPGYSSDLPAMFMYSFTFSRGQMGMGSASAILMLGAILAILVPYLYSELRGKRHD, encoded by the coding sequence ATGACCACAGCAACCGCCCGCCTGCGGGCATCCCCCCTGGACGCGCTGCAGCGCTGGCTACCGAAGCTGGTGCTGGCGCCGAGCATGTTCATCGTCCTGGTGGGTTTCTACGGCTACATCCTGTGGACCTTCGTCCTCTCGTTCACCACCTCGACCTTCCTGCCTACTTACAAGTGGGCGGGCCTGGCGCAGTACGCCCGGCTGTTCGACAACGACCGCTGGTGGGTGGCGAGCAAGAACCTGCTGCTGTTCGGTGGACTGTTCATCGGCATCACCCTGGCCATCGGCGTGTTCCTTGCCGTGCTGCTTGACCAGCGCATCCGCCGCGAAGGTTTCATCCGCACCATTTACCTGTATCCCATGGCCCTGTCGATGATCGTCACCGGTACCGCCTGGAAGTGGCTGCTCAACCCCGGCATGGGTCTGGACAAGCTGCTTCGCGACTGGGGCTGGGAAGGCTTTCGCCTGGACTGGCTGATCGACCCCGATCGCGTGGTCTACTGCCTGGTGATCGCCGCCGTGTGGCAGGCCTCGGGATTCATCATGGCGATGTTCCTCGCCGGTCTGCGTGGCGTCGACCCGTCGATCATCCGCGCCGCCCAGCTCGACGGCGCCAGCCTGCCGCGCATCTACTGGACCGTGGTGCTGCCCAGCCTGCGCCCGGTGTTCTTCAGCTCGCTGATGATCCTTTCGCACATCGCGATCAAGAGCTTCGACCTGGTGGCGGCGATGACTGCTGGTGGCCCGGGCTACTCCTCGGACCTGCCGGCCATGTTCATGTACTCGTTCACCTTCAGCCGCGGGCAGATGGGCATGGGCTCGGCCAGCGCGATCCTCATGCTGGGCGCCATCCTGGCAATCCTCGTGCCTTACCTGTACTCCGAGCTGCGGGGGAAACGCCATGACTAG